Proteins encoded in a region of the Scyliorhinus torazame isolate Kashiwa2021f chromosome 1, sScyTor2.1, whole genome shotgun sequence genome:
- the LOC140419078 gene encoding syncytin-2-like, producing MSYVYAKDMNVSGCWVCTHILTHAKGGIPLRPVPLNLSETVERYIYQNGTCQSPRTIRIASMVRHPDGGVASSLAFLPISPGPWKEGGYPMNTFEMWYQPSYNKSHQPPFLTLTNTTNMGRPLGIICLVRNVVKGIFVGASQCEHRFVVANIAEVYPAYTSPQFYGCTLDVPYANGTGTFKYSLMAEGFDVDKLTSYNGTYFICSHKAYPWLPENWTGSCYLGYVVPFIHHLVNLGDHYQMMKRQKRAITKTQRYFGILLPPIGVALAMKEIGKIAKILEEVANDTTEALTEINNEMVAIRTIALQNRMALDYLLANKGGTCAVSSSECCTYIPDSLENITHLVDHICKEVKKLHETSRDGWLDWLFAGSWGSYLVHGLIILVVVILVIIMFSFLMKCLCKSVGGGMRIWLKL from the coding sequence atgtcatatgtgtacgcaaaggatatgaatgtttctggttgctgggtatgtacacatatcctgacccatgctaagggagggatccccctcagacctgttccgcttaacctATCAGAAACAGTAGAAaggtatatttaccagaatggtacttgTCAATCCCctaggactataagaattgcatctatggtaagacacccagatgGCGGGGTAGCTTCTAGTTTAgcatttctccccatatccccaggaccttggaaagaggggggctatccaatgaacacctttgagatgtggtaccaaccaagttataacaaatcccaccagcctccgtttcttaccctcactaataccaccaacatgggaagaccactgggaataatatgtttggtaaggaatgtggttaaagggatatttgtaggtgctagtcaatgcgagcacagatttgtggtggccaacatagcAGAGGTCTATCCCgcatatacgtctcctcagttttatgggtgtacactggacgtcccctatgctaacgggacaggtaccttcaagtactccctgatggctgaagggtttgatgtggataaactcacttcgtacaatgggacgtactttatttgtagccacaaggcatatccctggctgccagagaattggacaggatcctgttatctggggtatgtagtcccctttatacaccacctcgtcaatttaggcgaccattaccaaatgatgaagcgacaaaagagagcaataaccaaaacgcaacgatactttgggatcctgcttccccctatcggggtagctcttgcaatgaaggaaatagggaagatagcaaaaatcctggaggaggtagcaaatgacaccactgaagcattgactgagataaataatgaaatggtggcaataagaaccatagccctacaaaaccgaatggccctcgattacctccttgcaaacaaaggtgggacttgtgccgtgagcagttcggaatgttgcacctacatccccgatagtttggagaacatcacccacctcgtggatcatatctgCAAAGAGGTTAAGAAGCTGCATGAAACATCaagggatgggtggttagattggttatttgccggatcatgggggtcttacctagtgcatggattaataatcctagtagttgtaatacttgtaataatcatgtttagcttcctaatgaaatgttTGTGTAAAAGTGTCGGGGGGGgaatgagaatatggctcaagctatag